From the genome of Drosophila melanogaster chromosome 2L, one region includes:
- the CG3558 gene encoding uncharacterized protein, isoform C, with product MWLRQSSGGGVASVGHVGPLRQRPIDAATDCDPRACYDSFCKHWQQAFEIIQHSAPPSHDDVLGVVSHLDYMVTLLLVELHHCNKVSLPAAEASGPPAAPCLEFLLSENLLDKLYEWACTTGRYANAVRLEQLKLYELLVSHSRHQLLCHEPFLRPLLKILASSQGEIFPPDLEKRLVILLNQLCVVLMQNVHLLDLFFFSAQTQVQEQILNGNVAPPKSGTTTNFIIFSLLIPYVHREGSLGHQARDALLLCMALSQKNSNIGTYIAQYSSICPLLVTGLGGLYSRLPNSIEISSIDWHRITPDDVTEIPELTLFMNALEFCNAVVQVAHEMIKQQLLDFMYQGFIVPVLGPAILQTLKGKHFQTNIDSQISAMSYLDLILRSITEPGLLRAFVRFLLDTEKFDGERILDALVERLNSPDANLCMVTMALFDTLLGLHCEDLMLELLLKFMLPGKHVPISHRHKINKIDPYLNSSEFFLELSPDVMKRARDLARPKSVHEPVVSELTPLPSLPSPVMSKTIGANWNYYGVHTGDSLYANIQAYLFEAHWRIAQCQKDCLKWANSYRYQKWPRHGQGRVHAHALELARQFFSEFGGGPIAANETGEKQLDSLQSIGESSGYESFKWRPADEESEATDTTVATTASEADMDHNSSSLSSVLGASGKRESWRTSNSNRNELILTDLDFSEDLFAQGTVSLGPFLNAIWGKLQTFTSNSLYVNLHLTGLITRLAWYPLPLIHSLLLRSDIAITSDTPSFHQVLRILKQQIDAELPVTEDSLEIIDVARSSLIDREFRLANARKGNEGSPMHHSQQQQMVTNSGQQQGQLRSAYATLSAATPVQATPTSAYDPFKRSDNKRRSISKSITSMFSRKSASTSTAPPNGSSASSGLSQIYAFFTGAASNLVGNNASNDGRGISQAQTSAGTCETSLSTQPPAGASRTGANATSTAASGSNSSIAGSTLTLSAQSNTTTHSASTLHGLDGGPSTGGFNSEPASLDSVASMGIIASTSGTERSRDLALCAVLMDEWLKELAAIAQEQSVVLVTEQGSL from the exons ATGTGGCTGCGCCAGAGCAGCGGTGGAGGCGTTGCCTCCGTCGGACACGTCGGCCCACTGCGACAGCGACCCATCGACGCTGCCACAGACTGCGATCCGCGCGCTTGCTACGACAGCTTCTGTAAGCACTGGCAGCAGGCCTTCGAGATCATCCAGCACAGTGCACCGCCCTCGCACGACGACGTGCTGGGCGTGGTCTCGCACTTGGACTACATGGTCACCCTGCTGCTCGTGGAGCTGCATCACTGCAACAAAGTCTCGCTGCCGGCGGCCGAGGCTAGTGGTCCGCCTGCGGCGCCCTGCCTGGAATTCCTGCTCAGCGAGAATCTGCTGGACAAGCTGTACGAGTGGGCCTGCACCACGGGACGGTATGCCAACGCTGTGAGGCTGGAGCAGCTGAAGCTGTACGAACTGCTCGTCAGCCACTCGCGCCACCAGCTGCTCTGCCACGAGCCCTTCCTGCGACCCCTGCTCAAGATACTGGCATCCAGCCAGGGCGAGATCTTTCCGCCCGATCTCGAGAAGCGCCTGGTGATCCTGCTGAACCAGCTGTGCGTGGTTCTTATGCAGAATGTCCACCTGCTGGACCTCTTTTTCTTCTCCGCCCAGACGCAGGTGCAGGAGCAGATATTAAATGGCAACGTGGCGCCACCCAAAAGCGGAACCACTACCAA CTTCATAATATTTTCGCTGCTTATCCCGTACGTGCATCGCGAAGGCAGTCTTGGTCACCAAGCGCGCGATGCTCTGCTGCTGTGCATGGCGCTTTCGCAGAAGAACTCCAACATTGGAACGTACATAGCCCAGTACTCCTCGATCTGCCCGCTGTTGGTGACCGGTCTGGGTGGGCTTTACTCGCGTCTGCCCAACAGCATCGAGATTAGCTCCATCGACTGGCACCGGATAACGCCAGACGATGTGACAGAGATCCCGGAGCTGACGCTGTTCATGAACGCCCTCGAGTTTTGCAATGCGGTGGTGCAGGTGGCCCATGAGATGATCAAGCAGCAGTTGCTGGACTTCATGTACCAGGGCTTTATTGTTCCCGTGCTGGGACCTGCGATCCTTCAG ACACTGAAGGGCAAACATTTTCAGACGAACATCGACTCGCAAATCTCGGCAATGTCGTACCTGGACCTGATCCTGCGCTCCATCACGGAGCCCGGACTGCTGAGGGCCTTCGTTCGGTTTCTGCTCGATACGGAAAAGTTTGACGGCGAACGGATACTTGATGCCCTGGTCGAGCGCCTGAACTCGCCGGATGCCAATCTGTGCATGGTCACGATGGCATTGTTTGACACCCTGCTGGGTCTGCACTGCGAGGACCTGatgctggagctgctgctcaAGTTCATGCTGCCGGGCAAGCATGTGCCCATCTCACATCGCCACAAGATCAACAAAATCGATCCGTATTTGAATAGCAGTGAGTTCTTCCTCGAGCTCTCGCCCGATGTGATGAAGAGAGCCAGAGATCTGGCCAGGCCGAAGAGCGTCCACGAGCCTGTGGTGAGTGAACTGACGCCTCTGCCGAGTCTCCCCTCTCCGGTCATGAGCAAGACGATTGGAGCCAACTGGAACTATTACGGAGTGCACACCGGTGATAGTTTGTATGCGAATATACAGGCATATCTCTTCGAGGCTCATTGGCGAATCGCCCAGTGTCAAAAGGATTGCCTAAAATGGGCCAACAGCTATCGCTACCAAAAGTGGCCTCGTCACGGGCAAGGAAGAGTCCATGCCCATGCCTTGGAGCTGGCGCGACAGTTCTTTAGTGAGTTCGGTGGCGGTCCTATCGCCGCCAACGAGACGGGTGAAAAGCAGCTGGACAGCTTGCAGTCAATTGGCGAGTCAAGCGGCTACGAATCCTTCAAGTGGCGGCCAGCGGACGAGGAAAGCGAAGCCACGGATACAACTGTGGCCACGACAGCCAGCGAGGCGGATATGGATCACAATAGCAGCAGCCTTAGCAGCGTTCTTGGTGCATCCGGCAAACGCGAGTCATGGCGGACTTCGAACAGCAATCGCAATGAATTAATATTGACGGACCTTGACTTCTCGGAAGATTTGTTTGCGCAGGGCACCGTAAGCTTAG GTCCCTTTCTCAATGCCATTTGGGGCAAACTGCAAACCTTCACGAGCAATTCGCTGTACGTCAATCTCCACTTGACCGGGCTGATCACTCGCTTGGCCTGGTATCCCCTGCCGTTGATTCactcgctgctgctgcgctcTGACATAGCCATCACATCGGATACGCCCTCTTTTCACCAGGTGCTGCGCATTCTGAAGCAGCAAATAGATGCCGAGCTGCCAGTGACGGAGGATTCGCTGGAGATCATTGATGTGGCGCGTTCGTCGCTGATTGATCGAGAGTTCCGCTTGGCAAACGCGCGCAAGGGCAACGAGGGCTCTCCAATGCATCAtagccaacagcaacagatgGTAACGAACTCCGGCCAGCAGCAGGGTCAACTGCGATCAGCCTACGCGACCCTCTCGGCCGCCACGCCCGTGcaggccacgcccaccagtGCCTACGATCCGTTCAAGCGCAGTGATAACAAGCGTCGCAGCATCAGCAAATCCATTACCAGCATGTTTAGCAGAAAGTCCGCCTCCACGTCCACAGCGCCACCCAATGGATCCTCCG CTTCATCTGGCTTATCACAAATTTACGCATTCTTCACCG GAGCTGCCTCGAATCTGGTGGGGAATAATGCCAGCAACGATGGAAGAGGCATATCACAAGCTCAGACGTCCGCAGGCACATGCGAGACCAGCTTGAGTACGCAGCCCCCAGCGGGAGCATCACGCACAGGAGCCAACGCGACGTCAACAGCGGCATCGggaagcaacagcagcatcgcAGGTTCCACCCTAACGCTCTCCGCCCAGTCGAACACAACCACCCACTCGGCGAGCACTCTGCACGGTCTGGATGGCGGCCCGTCGACGGGTGGTTTCAACTCGGAGCCGGCGTCCCTGGACTCGGTGGCCTCCATGGGAATCATCGCCAGCACAAGTGGCACCGAGCGATCACGCGATCTGGCCCTATGTGCTGTGCTCATGGACGAGTGGCTTAAGGAGCTGGCTGCCATTGCGCAGGAGCAGAGCGTTGTGCTGGTCACGGAGCAGGGGTCTTTATGA